One region of Mycobacterium riyadhense genomic DNA includes:
- a CDS encoding decaprenyl diphosphate synthase produces the protein MARNARKLKPTDFPQLPPAPDDYPTFPDTSTWPVVFPELPPSPDGGPRRPPQHISKATAPRIPADRLPNHVAIVMDGNGRWATQRGLPRTEGHKMGEAVVIDIACGAVELGIKWLSLYAFSTENWKRSAEEVRFLMGFNRDVVRRRREILNALGVRIRWVGSRPRLWRSVINELAIAEHTTRNNDVITINYCVNYGGRTEIAEAAREIAREVAAGRLNPERISESTISRHMQRPDIPDVDLFLRTSGEHRSSNFMLWQAAYAEYVFQDKLWPDYDRRDLWAACEEYASRNRRFGSA, from the coding sequence GTGGCTAGAAACGCCCGAAAGCTGAAGCCGACCGACTTTCCGCAGCTGCCCCCGGCGCCCGACGACTATCCGACTTTTCCCGATACGTCAACGTGGCCGGTTGTCTTCCCGGAGCTGCCGCCATCGCCCGACGGCGGCCCGCGGCGGCCACCGCAGCACATTTCGAAAGCGACGGCGCCCCGTATCCCGGCCGACCGGTTGCCCAATCACGTCGCCATCGTGATGGACGGTAACGGCCGCTGGGCCACCCAACGTGGACTGCCTCGAACCGAGGGACACAAGATGGGCGAGGCGGTAGTGATCGATATCGCTTGTGGTGCTGTCGAACTCGGGATCAAGTGGCTCAGTCTCTACGCCTTCTCCACCGAAAACTGGAAGCGTTCGGCCGAGGAAGTCCGCTTCCTGATGGGCTTCAACCGCGACGTGGTGCGACGCCGTCGTGAGATCCTCAACGCGCTGGGAGTCCGGATCCGGTGGGTGGGTTCGCGGCCACGCCTGTGGCGTAGCGTCATCAACGAACTCGCGATCGCGGAGCATACCACGCGCAACAACGACGTCATCACCATCAACTACTGCGTCAACTACGGCGGCCGAACCGAAATCGCCGAAGCGGCAAGGGAAATCGCCCGTGAGGTGGCCGCGGGCAGACTGAACCCGGAGCGGATCTCCGAGTCGACCATCTCCCGGCATATGCAGCGACCGGACATCCCTGATGTGGATCTGTTTCTGCGGACCTCCGGTGAGCACCGGTCGAGCAATTTCATGTTGTGGCAGGCGGCGTACGCCGAGTACGTATTCCAGGACAAGCTGTGGCCGGACTATGACCGTCGCGACTTGTGGGCGGCCTGCGAGGAATACGCGTCCCGAAATCGACGGTTCGGGAGCGCCTAG
- a CDS encoding PPE family protein produces MNFSVLPPEVNSLRMFSGAGSGPMLEAARAWDGLAAELGSAADSFGSVTSGLVGQAWQGAAAAAMAATAAPYAGWLSAAAARAAGASAQAKAVVSAFEAARAAMIHPLAVAANRNAFVQLVLSNIFGQNAPAIAAAEAVYEEMWAADVAAMVGYHGGASAAASQLTSWRGALSGLPGLSSLVGSGAAAGAAPRAAQGIADLIFNLGVGNVGSFNLGSGNFGGLNLGSGNFGDWNVGSGNYGSVNWGSGNTGTGNTGSGNTGDYNFGSGNFGSGNLGSGNIGSLNLASGSFGTLNLLGGGNNADLTIGSGNIGDFSFGSGNNGGTNLGFGNLGTGNIGFGNKGNNNIGFGLTGDGQIGFGALNTGTGNIGLFNSGNNNIGFFNSGDNNIGWGNAGNGNTGFGNAGNFNTGFWNAGNVNTGFGSAGNGNFGIFDAGDSNSGSFNVGWQNTGFGNSGAGNTGFFNAGDSNTGLANGGSVNTGFFNGGDTNTGGFNGGNLNTGFGNAVNQPVLNSGFGNAGTGNSGWGNSDPNGGLNSGFFNTGTGNSGFSNAGTTSLVGFNSGFGNIGTFNAGITNSGNNLAGISNSGDDSSGVVNSGDQNSGGFNSGTGLSGFFR; encoded by the coding sequence ATGAATTTTTCGGTATTGCCGCCTGAGGTTAATTCGTTGCGGATGTTCTCCGGTGCGGGGTCGGGGCCGATGTTGGAGGCGGCCCGGGCGTGGGACGGTTTGGCCGCGGAGTTGGGGTCGGCGGCGGATTCGTTTGGGTCGGTCACGTCGGGGTTGGTGGGTCAGGCGTGGCAGGGTGCGGCGGCGGCGGCGATGGCGGCGACGGCGGCTCCGTACGCGGGGTGGTTGAGTGCGGCGGCGGCGCGGGCTGCGGGGGCGTCGGCTCAGGCCAAGGCGGTGGTGAGTGCGTTTGAGGCGGCGCGGGCGGCGATGATTCATCCGTTGGCGGTAGCGGCCAACCGCAATGCGTTCGTGCAGCTGGTGTTGTCGAACATTTTTGGTCAGAATGCGCCGGCGATTGCGGCCGCCGAGGCGGTCTATGAGGAGATGTGGGCCGCCGATGTGGCCGCGATGGTGGGGTATCACGGCGGCGCTTCGGCGGCGGCGTCGCAGCTGACGTCGTGGCGAGGCGCCTTATCGGGCCTGCCGGGCTTGTCGAGTTTGGTAGGTAGTGGTGCGGCGGCCGGTGCCGCCCCGCGGGCCGCTCAAGGGATTGCCGATCTGATCTTTAACTTGGGTGTTGGAAATGTCGGCTCCTTCAACCTCGGCAGCGGCAACTTCGGCGGCCTCAACCTGGGCAGCGGAAACTTCGGCGACTGGAATGTCGGCAGCGGGAACTACGGCAGCGTGAACTGGGGCAGCGGAAACACAGGGACTGGAAACACCGGCAGCGGGAACACCGGCGACTATAACTTCGGTAGTGGAAACTTCGGCAGCGGAAACCTGGGCAGTGGAAATATCGGCAGCCTCAATTTGGCTAGCGGAAGCTTCGGCACGCTCAACCTCTTGGGTGGCGGAAACAATGCCGACTTAACCATCGGCAGTGGAAACATCGGCGACTTCAGCTTCGGCAGTGGAAACAATGGCGGCACCAACCTGGGGTTTGGGAACCTTGGCACCGGCAATATCGGATTTGGTAACAAAGGCAACAACAACATAGGCTTTGGGCTCACGGGCGACGGTCAGATTGGCTTTGGTGCCCTGAATACGGGTACCGGAAATATCGGTTTGTTCAACTCCGGCAACAACAACATCGGTTTCTTCAACTCCGGCGACAATAACATCGGCTGGGGGAACGCGGGCAACGGAAATACTGGATTCGGGAATGCGGGCAATTTCAACACCGGCTTTTGGAACGCGGGTAATGTGAACACCGGTTTCGGGAGCGCGGGTAACGGAAACTTCGGTATTTTCGATGCGGGAGACTCAAACTCGGGTAGCTTCAATGTGGGCTGGCAGAACACCGGTTTCGGAAATTCGGGTGCGGGAAATACGGGCTTCTTCAACGCCGGTGACTCCAACACCGGCCTCGCCAACGGGGGTAGTGTCAATACTGGTTTCTTCAACGGCGGGGACACCAACACCGGTGGATTCAACGGGGGCAACCTCAACACCGGTTTCGGCAACGCGGTCAACCAACCAGTTCTCAACTCGGGCTTCGGAAACGCTGGTACGGGCAATTCCGGCTGGGGCAACAGCGATCCCAACGGTGGTCTGAACTCCGGTTTCTTCAATACCGGAACTGGTAACTCGGGCTTCTCGAACGCGGGTACTACTTCGCTCGTCGGCTTCAACTCCGGGTTCGGAAATATCGGCACCTTCAACGCTGGAATTACCAACTCAGGCAATAACCTCGCTGGTATCTCCAACTCGGGTGACGACAGCTCGGGTGTCGTCAACTCTGGCGACCAGAACTCCGGCGGGTTCAACTCGGGGACAGGACTTTCCGGTTTCTTCAGGTAG
- a CDS encoding glycine--tRNA ligase, producing the protein MDHPVASVIDTVVNLAKRRGFVFPSGEIYGGTKSAWDYGPLGVELKENIKRQWWLSVVTGRDDVVGIDSSIILPREVWVASGHVEVFHDPLVESLITHKRYRADHLIEAYEAKHGHPPPNGLADIRDPDTGEPGQWTEPREFNMMLKTYLGPIETEEGLHYLRPETAQGIFVNFGNVVTTARRKPPFGIGQIGKSFRNEITPGNFIFRTREFEQMEMEFFVEPSTAKEWHQYWIDTRLQWYVDLGIDRENLRLWEHPKDKLSHYSDRTVDIEYKFGFVGNPWGELEGVANRTDFDLSTHTKHSGTDLSFYDQASDSRYIPYVIEPAAGLTRSFMAFLIDAYAEDEAPNAKGGMDKRSVLRLDPRLAPVKAAVLPLSRHADLSPKARDLAAELRKCWNIDFDDAGAIGRRYRRQDEIGTPFCVTVDFDSLEDNAATVRERDAMTQERIAMDKVADYLAVRLKGI; encoded by the coding sequence GTGGACCACCCCGTGGCGTCCGTCATCGACACCGTAGTCAACCTGGCCAAACGGCGCGGCTTCGTCTTTCCCTCGGGCGAGATCTACGGGGGTACCAAGTCTGCCTGGGACTACGGTCCACTAGGGGTGGAACTCAAAGAGAACATCAAGCGGCAGTGGTGGCTATCGGTGGTCACCGGGCGCGATGACGTCGTCGGTATCGATTCGTCGATCATCCTGCCGCGGGAGGTGTGGGTGGCCTCCGGCCACGTCGAGGTGTTCCACGACCCGCTGGTCGAGTCGCTGATCACCCACAAGCGCTACCGGGCCGACCATCTCATCGAGGCCTACGAAGCCAAGCATGGTCACCCGCCACCCAACGGGCTGGCCGATATTCGCGACCCGGACACGGGTGAGCCCGGCCAGTGGACCGAGCCGCGGGAATTCAACATGATGCTCAAGACCTACCTTGGTCCCATTGAGACCGAGGAGGGGCTGCATTATCTGCGACCCGAAACCGCGCAGGGCATCTTCGTCAACTTCGGCAACGTGGTGACGACGGCGCGCAGAAAGCCGCCCTTTGGTATCGGCCAGATCGGGAAGAGCTTCCGCAACGAGATCACCCCGGGCAACTTCATCTTCCGCACCCGCGAGTTCGAGCAGATGGAGATGGAGTTCTTTGTCGAGCCGTCGACCGCGAAGGAGTGGCATCAGTACTGGATCGACACTCGGCTGCAGTGGTATGTCGACCTCGGCATCGATCGGGAGAACCTGCGGCTGTGGGAACATCCCAAGGACAAGTTGTCGCACTACTCGGACCGCACCGTCGACATCGAGTACAAGTTCGGCTTCGTCGGCAATCCATGGGGCGAGCTGGAGGGCGTCGCTAACCGAACCGACTTCGACTTATCAACGCACACAAAGCATTCCGGCACCGATCTGTCATTTTATGACCAGGCCAGCGACAGCAGGTACATACCGTACGTTATCGAACCGGCAGCCGGCCTGACCCGGTCGTTCATGGCATTTCTCATCGATGCGTACGCCGAGGACGAGGCGCCAAATGCCAAGGGGGGAATGGACAAACGTTCGGTCCTGCGGCTGGATCCCCGGTTGGCGCCGGTTAAGGCCGCGGTGTTGCCACTGTCGCGGCACGCAGACCTGAGCCCCAAGGCTCGTGACTTGGCCGCGGAATTGCGGAAATGCTGGAACATCGATTTCGACGATGCGGGCGCGATCGGACGGCGCTACCGACGTCAAGACGAGATCGGTACGCCATTCTGCGTGACGGTGGATTTCGATTCGCTCGAGGACAATGCCGCCACGGTGCGCGAGCGCGACGCCATGACACAGGAGCGGATCGCCATGGACAAGGTTGCCGACTATCTGGCCGTCCGGCTCAAGGGAATCTAG
- a CDS encoding Fur family transcriptional regulator produces the protein MTGSSVRSTRQRAAISTLLETLDEFRSAQELHDELRRRGENIGLTTVYRTLQSMAATGLVDTLRTDTGESVYRRCSEHHHHHLVCRSCGSTIEVADHEVEQWAAEVATKHGFSDVSHTIEIFGTCSDCGA, from the coding sequence ATGACGGGCTCGAGCGTTCGCTCCACCCGGCAGCGAGCAGCGATCTCGACGCTGCTGGAGACGCTGGACGAATTCCGCTCGGCCCAGGAATTGCACGACGAACTGCGTCGCCGCGGCGAGAACATCGGCCTGACCACCGTGTACCGGACGCTGCAATCGATGGCGGCCACAGGGCTGGTCGACACGCTGCGCACCGACACCGGTGAATCGGTCTATCGCAGGTGCTCGGAGCATCATCACCACCATTTGGTGTGCCGCAGCTGCGGTTCCACCATTGAGGTCGCCGATCACGAGGTCGAGCAATGGGCCGCCGAAGTGGCCACCAAGCATGGCTTTTCCGATGTCAGCCACACGATAGAGATCTTCGGCACGTGCTCGGACTGCGGGGCCTAA
- the recO gene encoding DNA repair protein RecO, with protein MRLYRDRAVVLRQHKLGEADRIVTLLTRDHGLVRAVAKGVRRTRSKFGARLEPFAHIDAQLHPGRNLDIVTQVVSIDAFATDIVSDYGRYTCGCAMLETAERLAGEERAPAPALHRLTVGALRAVADGLRPRDLLLDAYLLRAMGIAGWAPALTECARCATPGPHRAFHIAAGGSVCVHCRPAGSTTPPLGVLDLMSALHDGDWEAAEAAPQSHRSYASGLVAAHLQWHLERQLKTLPLVERVYQGDRATAQRPAGLIGQDTACG; from the coding sequence ATGCGGCTGTATCGAGACCGGGCTGTTGTGCTGCGCCAGCACAAGCTCGGCGAAGCCGACCGGATCGTCACCCTGTTGACCCGCGATCACGGGCTGGTCCGTGCGGTAGCCAAAGGCGTTCGTCGCACCCGCAGCAAATTCGGTGCACGGCTGGAGCCGTTCGCACATATCGATGCGCAACTGCACCCCGGCCGCAACCTGGACATCGTCACCCAGGTCGTCTCGATCGACGCGTTTGCCACCGACATCGTCAGCGACTATGGCCGCTACACCTGCGGGTGCGCGATGCTGGAAACCGCCGAGCGCCTCGCCGGTGAGGAGCGGGCGCCGGCCCCGGCTCTGCACCGGCTTACGGTTGGCGCACTGCGGGCGGTGGCAGACGGTCTCCGGCCGCGTGACCTGCTGTTGGACGCCTATCTGCTCCGCGCCATGGGTATTGCGGGATGGGCCCCGGCGCTGACCGAGTGCGCCCGCTGCGCCACACCCGGTCCGCATCGGGCGTTTCACATCGCCGCCGGGGGCAGCGTCTGCGTGCACTGCCGCCCGGCCGGTTCCACCACACCGCCGCTAGGTGTGTTGGATCTGATGTCCGCGCTGCACGACGGGGATTGGGAGGCCGCCGAGGCGGCACCGCAATCGCACCGCAGCTACGCCAGCGGGTTGGTGGCCGCACACCTGCAATGGCATCTGGAACGGCAGCTCAAAACGTTGCCACTGGTGGAGCGGGTCTATCAGGGTGATCGCGCAACTGCCCAGCGTCCCGCTGGGCTGATCGGGCAGGATACGGCGTGTGGCTAG
- a CDS encoding ArsR/SmtB family transcription factor, producing the protein MVTSPATPTAAHRDVGGDVAGGHEHGTARSLDFPAPPSREILDAAGELLRALAAPVRIAIVLQLREAQRCVHELVDALGVPQPLVSQHLKILKAAGVVAGERSGREVLYRLADHHLAHIVVDAVAHASEGPQ; encoded by the coding sequence ATGGTGACGTCCCCCGCCACGCCGACCGCCGCTCATCGGGACGTGGGTGGCGACGTGGCCGGCGGTCACGAGCATGGCACCGCTAGATCGCTGGACTTCCCAGCACCGCCGTCGCGGGAGATTCTCGACGCGGCGGGCGAGCTGCTGCGCGCGCTGGCGGCGCCGGTACGGATCGCCATTGTGCTGCAGCTGCGGGAAGCCCAGCGCTGCGTCCACGAGTTGGTCGACGCGTTGGGGGTGCCACAGCCGCTGGTCAGCCAACATCTGAAGATCCTCAAGGCGGCGGGCGTGGTCGCCGGGGAGCGGTCCGGCCGCGAAGTGCTGTACCGGCTTGCCGATCACCACCTGGCGCACATCGTCGTCGACGCCGTCGCTCACGCGAGTGAAGGCCCCCAGTGA
- a CDS encoding amidase, translated as MVGASGSDFGAIPGSGGQRLPTLTDLLYQLATGKVTSAELVRRSLHAIDVSQSTLNAFRIVLTESALTDAAAADRRRAAGDTAPLLGIPIAVKDDVDVAGVPTAFGTEGFVRAAAHDAEVVRRLKAAGAVIVGKTNTCELGQWPFTSGPAFGHTRNPWSRRHTPGGSSGGSAAAVAAGLVTAAIGSDGAGSIRIPAAWTHLVGIKPQRGRISTWPLPEAFNGITVNGVLARTVEDAALVLDAASGNVEGDLHKPPPLTASDYVGIAPGPLKIALSTRFPYTFFRAKLHPEILAATQTVAEQLELLGHTVVKGNPDYGLRLSWNFLARSTAGLRDWEERLGDEVIWDRRTLSNFRTGHVLGQAILRSARRHEAADQRRVGSIFDIVDVVLAPTTAQPPPLARAFDRLSGMATDRAMIAACPGAWPWNVLGWPSVNVPAGFTSDGLPIGVQLMGPASSEGMLISLAAELEAVSGWATKQPTVWWNTGNGTPPIYSVPTPGR; from the coding sequence GTGGTTGGCGCTTCTGGGTCCGATTTTGGGGCCATTCCTGGATCCGGCGGCCAGCGCCTGCCCACGCTGACCGACCTGCTCTATCAGCTGGCAACTGGCAAAGTAACCTCCGCTGAGCTGGTACGACGGTCCCTGCATGCGATCGATGTGAGCCAGTCCACCTTGAACGCATTCCGGATCGTGCTCACCGAGTCGGCGCTGACCGATGCGGCCGCGGCCGACCGGCGCCGCGCGGCCGGCGACACGGCACCGCTGCTGGGGATTCCGATAGCGGTCAAAGACGACGTGGACGTTGCTGGAGTGCCCACCGCATTCGGTACCGAGGGCTTTGTGCGGGCCGCTGCCCACGATGCCGAGGTCGTTCGCCGGCTCAAGGCGGCAGGCGCGGTGATCGTCGGCAAGACCAACACCTGCGAACTGGGCCAATGGCCCTTCACCAGCGGACCCGCCTTCGGGCACACCCGAAACCCGTGGTCGCGCCGGCACACGCCGGGTGGATCCTCGGGTGGCAGCGCGGCCGCGGTGGCCGCGGGCCTAGTCACCGCCGCGATCGGCTCCGACGGCGCCGGCAGCATCCGTATCCCAGCGGCGTGGACGCACCTGGTGGGCATCAAGCCGCAACGCGGCCGCATCTCTACCTGGCCGTTGCCGGAGGCGTTCAACGGCATCACGGTCAACGGCGTGTTGGCCCGCACGGTCGAGGATGCGGCGCTGGTATTGGACGCGGCGTCCGGCAACGTCGAGGGAGACCTGCACAAGCCGCCGCCGCTGACCGCGTCCGACTACGTCGGTATCGCGCCTGGCCCGCTGAAGATCGCCTTGTCAACCCGATTCCCATACACCTTCTTTCGCGCCAAATTGCATCCTGAGATCCTGGCCGCGACGCAAACGGTGGCCGAACAACTTGAGCTGCTCGGCCATACTGTCGTCAAGGGCAACCCGGACTACGGCCTACGGCTGTCGTGGAACTTTCTCGCCCGCTCCACGGCCGGCCTGCGTGACTGGGAGGAGCGGCTCGGCGACGAGGTCATCTGGGACCGCCGCACGCTGTCCAATTTCCGCACGGGTCACGTCCTGGGCCAGGCGATCCTGCGCAGCGCCCGCCGTCACGAAGCCGCCGACCAGCGTCGGGTGGGCTCCATCTTCGACATCGTCGACGTGGTGTTGGCGCCGACTACCGCGCAGCCACCGCCGCTGGCCCGCGCGTTTGACCGGTTGAGCGGGATGGCAACCGATCGCGCGATGATCGCCGCGTGCCCGGGTGCCTGGCCGTGGAACGTGCTGGGCTGGCCATCCGTCAACGTGCCGGCCGGGTTCACCTCCGACGGCTTGCCGATCGGCGTGCAGCTGATGGGACCGGCCAGCAGCGAGGGAATGCTGATCTCGCTGGCCGCCGAGTTGGAGGCCGTCAGCGGCTGGGCCACCAAACAGCCGACGGTGTGGTGGAACACCGGCAACGGCACGCCGCCGATCTATAGTGTGCCGACGCCCGGGCGCTAG